The nucleotide window CATCATTTTCAATTAGGTGATGTCTGTTCACTAGTGAGATGTTTTACTTTGAAGACAGTTCTCGGTTGCCAATTCTCCTCATACTTATTGAAGCTCATGGAAACCACCTTTTCTCGGCTTTTGAATGTGACATTTTTACTGAATGTTATTTCTTTCATTCCAAGTTCAGTTTCCtcctctttttttaatttttatgacaAGGCAATTCCTTGTTTCCTAGGTTGGCTTCTATGAATAGATTGATTAATGAACATTCAAGCTTAGAGCAAGGTGCAGAAACATGATGGAAACACTGTCCTTTAGATTGCCAAGAACATGATCCATGGTTATAGATATATTAACTTTAGAAAATTTGATTTGAGTGTTGGACCCCTAATATGAGGAGCGGGGAACACCTAATATATTTTGATTATCCCATTAAAGTGTTCAGTAAGCAAAATATTCTGTTACCAGTAATTGACACTCAATTATTTTGTCCACTTCCTATACATCAGTCAAATTACTTAATAATGCTAAATTACATAAACTTAATCATTTTGAAACATGTATTGGTGATGCCTTCCCTTCAAAACATCTCTGGTTCCTCTCCTTCCAACTAGTCCAAATTCCAAAAATCACATGCTGGAATGGTTCTCCAGATTTTCTTCaactctttgtttcttttacagCATTGAAGTGTTTAAGTGCATGATTCTTGTTAAAGATAAGCTTTTAAATGCATGATATATTTTACTTATCTGCTGTGTAATTCACGCTAGCAAGAAGCTTTCATTTAATGTCTTATCTTAAGAAATCTGTCTACTGATATTCTTCTCTAAAACGTAGGTCTTAGGTGTTTTTTGTGGGAGGGTGGGGGGCGGTCCACATGTAAGCATGGGCGGAAGTACTGCCTTGTGTTCTGATTGTTGCTTGTATTATAGAGGTCCCCATCAGGTGCACCAAAATAACAGTTCTAGAGAAGATTTGAGATGTCATTTTACCTTACCAATAGAAATAATTATGCAGGTGATGTATTTCATGCAGTGAATTTAGACTGGATATTTAATATTGGGTTGCCACTTCGTCTGCTAGGGAGCAgttttaaaatttccacattATCTAGGTATACAGTAAAAAGATAGATGCACGCTTGAAATATTCTTCCGTAAGGACATGAGTTTAACACCCATCGTGTAAGCGGGAGGGAGCCTTGTAACATAACTTCGCTCCTGGAACTTATTGGTGCTAAGCATTCGCTGCTATATGAGTGTTGATTGGTGGTAGTTTTGCGATTGTTATACTGTTTGAATATATCACTTCAAGAAATAGATTTCCACCAAAATGGGAGAATATATAAATTTGATTCCTATCTGTTTGGATATGTCACCTTGAGAAATAAACGTTCCACCAAATGGGAACACATGGCCAAACTGTCACTGGTGCTTGAGTTCTAATCAAATGCTGATTCAAGCAACCTCTTGAACAGACATTTATATATCGTGCAGCATAAATTTTCTGAATCTTCTATCTTCTGTCTGTAACTCCCTTCATAGACCATATTCTTATAGCTTCTGTAACAGGTTGGGTGAACAGGTTTGCTCATGCTGGTGATGCTGCCGTTGAGATAGCTGGAACTACTGCCTTTAGGGTGAGATTCCTCTACTTTTGGACGTGCATTTCTTTATCTCTAATGTTAAATGTGTGGTTACCAGTCTCCTAGTTCCCATTCTCGAATTCAAGACCTCCGGTTAAAGATGAAGGAGTACTTACCCTGAAGGGAAAATCTGTCGAAAAGTTTTATTGTATCTAAGATTACCTTACTTTTATGACTTTAATCTAGATTGAacattttttccaacttaatttcCACATTCAACATATTACTTTTATGTTGTTATGATCTCTGTGTAGTAGTTAAGAAGCACCAGAGACAATTTTGTTTTGGTTGTTTACTTTGCTACGTCTTGCTAGTGTAGCATAACTTTTGCTTCAACTTGACTTCTTCCGTCTCTATGTAGCTGAGGCAAGCTAAAACAGAGATTGTTACAGCTAGTAAAGTGGCATATAGGTTCTTTGCGGGAGTTGCTTCCAACAATTCAGTTGCCCCGGATTCTCCTAACTCTAGTCGGGGAACTCCTAGATTTCAAGCTAATTGGTTTAAAAATTTTGTCACCACTGGTGCAAAACCATCAAGTAGTTCAGATTTGGAGAGTCACAGTGAAGAGGTGCTACATCAGCAGCAGCATCATGGCACAGAGACCCCTCTGAGGCAGAACTCACGGCAGGACAGCTGAAAGGAATTCCACCATGCGCTAATCCATGTACTAGTTCATGTTGTAGTCAGACACAAGGAACATCGTTTCCCCCGCGTTCACTGTTATGGTTGATCACTCCTTGTTATTCTCAAGAAAATGCAAGCTTGTTGCTGCTGATTTGTTGTGGAATTATGTAAATCATTTTGTTATTCTGATGATGCTGCTTAAATGTTAGAAATTTGTTATGGGATTATGTAAATTTTTCTGCTCTTTTCTTGATGCTGAATTAAATGTTAGAAGCTGGACGCCCAAACAACATTATTCTTAATACCTTACccgttctttctttattttcacttGCATATATGTTATTTCTGTGTGATACATTGCTGTTCTTCAATTCCATTTACATGGCAGatatgagattttttttttttttgggggaagggggggggggggggttagatTTTGGGTGAGAAGGTTCCTCAGTGGTCCAAACTTCATCCAATAGGAGGGCTAGTCTCTATGAAGTAACCGTAATGcagaaaaaggagaagaaatcAAGTTGTCGGCTTTAAGATGTCCACGGCCACAAAATTTTAATATGTAGTGTATCTTGGTCGTTTCATTTTCATGATGGATTTTGGTCACAAAAATAGCCTATTCTTCCCATCCTATAAGAGATAAAACAAATTCCAATAAGTGTTTCTTTGCATTTGATTCGTTATTTCAACTAAAGTTGAGAAAGAAAATTTGAAGTGTGAAAACTTAATTTGAACAGTATTTCGAGTAAAATATACTAATGGATTTCACTCATAAAACTTAAACTTTTTCTCCAAGTGAAATTCAAATCAAAACACAACTCCaaatattcttcttcaattttaacttcaaatactcttTTTTCAAACTTCAACCAAATACTATCCTTAGTATAGAATATACATAAACCAATTATGAAATTGACGGTCTACTCGACGAGTTAGGTCGCAGGGTCTGAACCACTGAATGCATACTACAGCGTTTAAGACCTGACATCCTGCTTTAAATTAAGTAGTAAGTGATAGCTCAACATTTTCCAAGCAAGGATTTCAAAACCACAATAAGAACATGAAATCACAAGTACATTTACTTATACCTGACAGCCCATCACCCAAACGAGCAAAGAGTACGATCAACTGAATGTTTTCATACCCAGCCATAGAAATACCTGAACTTCTCCCACCATGTAGCTCTCATGAACTGAAGGTGTAACTTAACCACTCTAAACTTATGCATATAACAGCTCAACAGGTGACAATCAACCAGCAATACTACAGTAAAATTTAAAACACAAGCAACAACAAAGAGCGTACATATTGCAAACGGATGAGTTCACCTTCAAATATATACATGAGATTATTCAAACCCGTTAAGTTAAAAATAGTAGTTTGGCACCACCAACTGGATTACAAACTTTAAGACTCCCACAATTAGTTCACTCCCTCAACACCTGATTGAAGATATACGAGTCCATTGGAGCATCTTCAGCTATCTGAAGTGATGAGACAACCTGCGCTGCAAGTAGATCAGGAGAAATTCTTGCAACCTCCCAATTTCCCTCATCAAAATATTGATACTGAATATCCCTTGCACAAGGTACAGATGAGATCATCCAGTCAGAATTTCCCCACTCATTCGACATGCATCCGTACCCGCTTGCACCAGAATCCCAGTCTGTTCCTTCAGGTGAATATGTCGAGAAGTCTTGGTGAGGGAGTATGGGTCGTTGTCCCCCAATGTACAAGTCAAAATTGCTACAAAGATCCCATGCATTCCATCCGTCGTCCTTCTTCAAGATAAGCTTACATGAGTCATCAGAGTCTTCGTCCACAAGGACCTGAAGAGCAACTGCCTCAGCAATCGCAGCACCCTCTTCATCAAGCCTTTGCtgttcttctttcttcttctgtttctttttttCCAGTTCAGAACGGATGGCAGCCGAAGTAGCCAAGGCTTTCTCTAAGCGCCTCTTCTTTTTCTCAGCCTGTTTAATTCGATCCAACTCATCCTTAACTTGCTTCTTCTTGCCTTTTCTAACTGCAGATGCAACTTTAGCACAGTCCATTTTGCCAACTGATTCTCAAACAATAACACTTAAAACAAATCTGACTTTCCCTTTGTTAAGATATCTCTAAAGAAGTATTCATTCTCTCTGTGACTAATTTATTTTCCCTTCCTTTGTGCCCTGTTATTAATACTATTGCAAAAGACTAAATGCTATCCAATCTAAAGCGTTTACTAAAAGTACACCTACACAAACTCAGGTCTAAAGGAATACCTCATTTTACGAACAATACAGTCCCAGACAGAAACAACAGGAGATTGAAGAAGAGAAGATTGGTAAGCACTCATAGGCCCGTCACTCACCATTCTTCCTAGTTTCCCGCAACCCTGACATTTACCCATCTGGCAGCAACTAACCAAACTACTAAGCTCACTGAAAACCCAACAAAATGATGTCTATACTTGTCCGCTTGCAACAACTCACATGGCCTTCCCTCCTGCAGAATATGCACAAACTTAGTAAATAAATTCCAGATATTAACAGAAGGAATAATTGGAAACACAATCAACAGAATTCATCCTAGACATATGTATATCACGATGTACACCacgctgtgtgtgtgtgtgtgtgtgtgtatagatATAGTGTGTGTCTCAAAACCACGGAAAATCTACTCATACAGCTTATTAAAGAgaccagaaaaacaaaaaaagtacCCATATTGATGACAATTCTACCACCAAAACAGAGGGAAATTTAAGAGATACAAAAACTTCCACCCTAACAGCTACTAGACAAATCATCAGCGTCCTCAGACGTCAAAAGAGAGCACCAATAAAGTCGCATTACATATTCTCTAACCACCTAGTGTGCATAGTCAAAGCTTAGTGGAGAGACCATACAAAGGAAAGTTACAAAGGCAGGTTATCAACAGGGGTTGATGGCAGGTTCGATTACGAAAAAGTCAATAATCAAAGATTATGCGGAGGTTTAACAACATACAGATTGAATCCTGGACTTTCATGTCTCATACATGAGGTTGTGCTTCGGACATAGTCATATCAGTAATGTCTAAATCTAATCCTATCATCTAAGTTGTTTTATAAACGACAATTTATTCTACATCAGAATCTGTCATAGCGGGTAAAACTAAACCAAACCCTAATTTAACAAAATTGTGATTCATATAAGATGCCCAAATCAGAAATTGACTTAATCATACAGaggaaaaaaattacaaaaatcaaTAAAACCAATTAAATTCAGTTCATATCCGAATACAACATCAAACGATAACAACCCATTCGACCCGCAtac belongs to Nicotiana tabacum cultivar K326 chromosome 6, ASM71507v2, whole genome shotgun sequence and includes:
- the LOC107810739 gene encoding uncharacterized protein LOC107810739 codes for the protein MDCAKVASAVRKGKKKQVKDELDRIKQAEKKKRRLEKALATSAAIRSELEKKKQKKKEEQQRLDEEGAAIAEAVALQVLVDEDSDDSCKLILKKDDGWNAWDLCSNFDLYIGGQRPILPHQDFSTYSPEGTDWDSGASGYGCMSNEWGNSDWMISSVPCARDIQYQYFDEGNWEVARISPDLLAAQVVSSLQIAEDAPMDSYIFNQVLRE